The following proteins are encoded in a genomic region of Leptolyngbyaceae cyanobacterium:
- a CDS encoding DUF3598 family protein, which translates to MAGIREEMPVLVRHEGDWVGTYTVVDPQGNIIDQHKSHLTCQFPENESYSYYQINRYEWSDGKREEHKFPATFRDKRIWFDTDRIEGQAWEVDNTTIILHFTYKTMPDMYLYEMIQISPCNNYRSRTWHWFKNHQLFQRTLIQEERMR; encoded by the coding sequence ATGGCTGGTATCCGTGAAGAAATGCCCGTACTTGTTCGACACGAAGGTGACTGGGTGGGAACCTATACTGTTGTCGATCCCCAAGGAAATATTATCGATCAACACAAGTCCCATTTAACTTGTCAATTTCCCGAAAACGAGTCATATTCCTATTACCAAATTAATCGTTACGAATGGTCTGATGGAAAACGAGAAGAGCATAAATTCCCCGCTACTTTCCGTGATAAGAGAATCTGGTTTGACACGGATCGTATTGAAGGGCAAGCCTGGGAAGTAGATAATACAACTATTATTTTGCACTTTACTTATAAAACCATGCCAGATATGTATTTGTATGAAATGATCCAAATTAGCCCTTGCAATAACTATCGTTCTCGTACCTGGCATTGGTTTAAAAATCATCAACTTTTTCAACGCACTTTAATTCAAGAAGAACGGATGCGATAA
- a CDS encoding PEP-CTERM sorting domain-containing protein (PEP-CTERM proteins occur, often in large numbers, in the proteomes of bacteria that also encode an exosortase, a predicted intramembrane cysteine proteinase. The presence of a PEP-CTERM domain at a protein's C-terminus predicts cleavage within the sorting domain, followed by covalent anchoring to some some component of the (usually Gram-negative) cell surface. Many PEP-CTERM proteins exhibit an unusual sequence composition that includes large numbers of potential glycosylation sites. Expression of one such protein has been shown restore the ability of a bacterium to form floc, a type of biofilm.): protein MKTLIKHFGTVVFSASLASCLAIQAKAATFHASIDNFSLLMPPSITNKFGFTLSKGNEKGYRRGAAVSTGNAKANFKLFDFQQFSQPSGLLDPFSDRQFGRKGTAGSVDGFANPAGKAFANTHAVLYGRLGNGTGMPGFPPAEDIPLMFDLSFDYKLEATANLALENASAAYEVTVNGLGNANKQCSPLSLKIFANDVKAGQVNCTFSTILKANEFRDFNIQLKVAGAAEAKEVPPPPPPPPPPIPPDIKIPEPSSTLGFLALAMLGTGSALTRKHHKRS from the coding sequence ATGAAAACATTAATTAAACATTTTGGCACAGTTGTCTTTAGTGCGAGTTTAGCAAGTTGCTTAGCAATTCAAGCCAAAGCTGCTACTTTCCATGCAAGCATTGACAACTTTTCTCTACTAATGCCTCCCTCTATTACCAATAAGTTTGGATTTACTCTCAGTAAGGGAAACGAAAAAGGTTACCGTCGAGGTGCAGCGGTTTCCACAGGAAATGCTAAGGCGAATTTTAAACTATTCGATTTTCAACAATTCAGCCAACCTAGCGGTCTTCTCGACCCTTTTTCAGATCGTCAATTTGGTAGAAAAGGCACGGCAGGTTCTGTAGATGGCTTTGCTAACCCAGCAGGTAAAGCCTTTGCTAACACCCACGCCGTTCTTTACGGCAGGCTGGGAAATGGCACCGGGATGCCAGGTTTTCCACCTGCGGAAGATATCCCCTTAATGTTTGATTTGAGTTTCGATTACAAACTAGAAGCTACAGCTAATTTAGCTTTAGAAAATGCTTCCGCTGCATACGAAGTTACAGTAAATGGGCTAGGTAATGCTAACAAACAATGCAGTCCCCTTAGTTTAAAGATCTTTGCCAATGATGTTAAAGCAGGTCAGGTTAATTGCACTTTTTCAACCATACTGAAAGCAAATGAATTCCGTGATTTTAATATTCAACTTAAAGTCGCTGGTGCTGCTGAGGCAAAAGAAGTTCCGCCACCGCCACCGCCACCTCCCCCACCAATTCCCCCTGATATCAAAATCCCCGAACCATCTTCTACGCTGGGGTTCCTCGCCCTTGCTATGCTGGGTACTGGTTCGGCTTTAACGCGCAAACATCACAAGAGATCCTGA
- a CDS encoding PAP/fibrillin family protein has translation MVIDRTAQTTLKTELLKQIRAFTPQQALFPSKNESINQLVQQLELINPIPQPLSTENLPCLLGNWQLIYASRGTVVTRRINNIWEGITIKQIWQYLTAGSSNEIVVENGALIELAWLGTWQLKAEGIWQLGTDEQVAKVSFNAFSSQLMNMFNQTNWSLPELKIPVLEFLRNEAAWTTSYLDEDLRFGRGATGNLFVFHRQSDVIGKY, from the coding sequence ATGGTTATCGATCGCACCGCACAAACCACTTTAAAAACAGAACTTTTAAAGCAAATTCGAGCTTTCACGCCGCAGCAAGCACTTTTTCCATCTAAAAACGAATCTATTAACCAATTGGTGCAACAGCTAGAACTTATCAATCCCATTCCGCAGCCTCTAAGTACAGAGAATCTTCCTTGTTTGTTGGGTAATTGGCAATTGATTTACGCTTCTAGAGGAACTGTCGTTACGCGCCGAATAAATAACATCTGGGAAGGGATAACAATCAAACAAATATGGCAATATTTAACGGCTGGTAGTAGTAATGAAATTGTTGTAGAAAACGGAGCTTTGATAGAATTAGCTTGGTTGGGAACTTGGCAATTAAAGGCAGAAGGAATTTGGCAATTGGGGACGGATGAGCAGGTAGCTAAAGTTAGCTTTAATGCTTTTTCATCGCAATTAATGAATATGTTTAATCAAACTAATTGGAGTTTACCAGAACTAAAAATACCCGTGCTGGAATTTTTGAGGAATGAAGCTGCGTGGACAACTTCATACTTGGATGAAGACTTAAGATTTGGTCGGGGCGCTACTGGCAATCTATTTGTTTTTCATCGTCAAAGCGATGTTATAGGAAAATATTAA
- a CDS encoding nuclear transport factor 2 family protein has protein sequence MTKTQPNIIEVAKKAFSQLSDGLATGDWNPLLDMLTDDFTFWFPMGPYHGLNHGKERMKEFLQYVSETFDGGITVTSIDRITSNETTVVFEFRDEGLMRGEPYKNRVAASFDVRGDKICAYREYFGSDGKSN, from the coding sequence ATGACAAAAACACAGCCAAACATCATAGAAGTAGCTAAAAAAGCATTTTCCCAATTATCTGATGGACTAGCTACAGGTGATTGGAACCCTCTTTTAGATATGCTCACGGATGATTTTACATTTTGGTTTCCAATGGGGCCGTATCATGGCTTAAATCACGGTAAAGAACGTATGAAAGAATTTTTACAGTATGTTTCGGAAACCTTTGACGGTGGAATTACCGTGACATCAATTGACAGAATTACCAGTAACGAAACAACTGTAGTTTTTGAGTTTCGGGATGAAGGTTTGATGCGAGGAGAACCTTATAAAAATCGCGTTGCAGCTTCCTTTGACGTGCGAGGAGACAAAATTTGTGCTTATCGAGAATATTTCGGTAGCGATGGCAAATCGAATTAA